Proteins encoded in a region of the Hippea jasoniae genome:
- a CDS encoding adenosylcobinamide-GDP ribazoletransferase, which translates to MRGFFSALSFLTIVRINTAFDAKSAVRYFPLVGLLIGLGVYALSFIHGLFAYLAAVYCVFITRGLHLDGLADTSDAFFSLRDKVKMLEIMKDSRLGSFGVLAIVVVLLGRYAAFLHIKDYLMLIFIPSYSRFGCIYLMKKLPYGRKTGTAAPFFKQFNITDFLIGYAIILSSFFVIKGVLPFVVAGVFFVYTFLLFEYFKSKIGVITGDMLGFAIETTQLLLLLVVAIYDLYV; encoded by the coding sequence ATGAGGGGCTTTTTTTCGGCCCTTTCCTTTTTAACAATAGTAAGGATAAATACAGCGTTTGATGCAAAATCAGCTGTTAGATATTTTCCCCTTGTTGGTTTGCTAATAGGGCTGGGTGTATATGCCTTGAGTTTTATACACGGCCTTTTTGCCTATCTTGCTGCTGTTTATTGTGTGTTCATTACAAGGGGTCTGCACCTTGATGGGCTTGCAGACACAAGTGATGCGTTTTTCTCCTTAAGGGATAAAGTTAAGATGCTTGAGATTATGAAGGATAGCCGACTGGGAAGCTTTGGTGTGCTGGCAATTGTTGTTGTGCTTTTGGGAAGATACGCAGCCTTTTTGCATATAAAAGATTATTTGATGCTTATATTTATTCCATCCTACAGCAGGTTTGGCTGCATTTATTTAATGAAAAAACTCCCATACGGCAGAAAAACAGGCACTGCCGCACCTTTTTTTAAACAGTTTAACATCACAGATTTTTTAATAGGCTATGCTATTATTCTATCGAGTTTTTTTGTGATTAAAGGGGTTTTGCCTTTTGTTGTGGCGGGTGTTTTTTTTGTTTACACATTTTTACTGTTTGAGTATTTTAAATCTAAAATCGGTGTTATAACAGGCGATATGTTGGGTTTTGCAATAGAAACCACACAGCTTTTACTGCTTTTGGTTGTGGCGATTTATGACCTGTATGTTTAA
- a CDS encoding pyridoxal phosphate-dependent aminotransferase yields MFKHGGNIFYWADKLNKDAKEIIDLSSNVFDGDIVIPDSDDLKFYTQHLPTEDGFLLKKRLSSLCGIDEKFIFVDSGTSPIIKSICEMFAYKKALIFDPTYIEYARFCELYGLDIKHFVAEEENGFEFEIDKARLDGVDLCFICNPNNPTGGVIKKEEILKLAGSFKKTTFVVDEAYIDFYSNRETLLGSDMDNIVVLRSLSKFYSLAGIRVGWAYTKNKVILEKLNRIALPWRISSISCIIALKNLDVNRKAIVDEVDKNRAYLMEGLKRFGFIKVFSSNVNFLLIKLNSLDGKMLESFLIKKGILIRVCDNFYSLSKDFIRISIKKRHKLDRLLEALEEL; encoded by the coding sequence ATGTTTAAACATGGCGGTAATATTTTCTATTGGGCGGATAAGCTTAATAAAGACGCCAAAGAAATTATTGATTTAAGCAGTAATGTATTTGACGGCGATATTGTTATACCTGATAGCGATGACTTAAAATTTTATACTCAACATCTGCCCACTGAGGATGGTTTTTTGTTAAAGAAGCGCTTATCCAGCCTTTGCGGTATAGATGAGAAATTTATCTTTGTAGATAGCGGCACATCGCCTATTATCAAGTCGATCTGTGAAATGTTTGCATATAAGAAGGCTTTGATTTTTGATCCTACCTATATAGAGTATGCAAGGTTTTGTGAGCTTTATGGCTTGGATATAAAGCATTTTGTGGCAGAAGAGGAGAATGGTTTTGAGTTTGAAATAGACAAGGCAAGGCTTGATGGTGTAGATCTGTGTTTCATCTGCAACCCAAACAATCCCACAGGAGGAGTTATAAAAAAAGAGGAGATACTGAAACTTGCTGGTAGTTTCAAAAAAACCACTTTTGTTGTAGATGAAGCGTATATTGATTTTTACAGCAATAGAGAAACGCTGCTTGGCAGTGATATGGATAATATCGTCGTTTTGCGCTCTTTATCCAAGTTTTACTCACTTGCAGGCATTAGGGTGGGCTGGGCATATACTAAAAACAAAGTTATTTTAGAAAAACTCAACAGAATTGCTCTGCCATGGAGAATCTCATCTATTTCATGTATAATTGCTTTGAAGAATTTAGATGTAAACAGAAAGGCTATTGTTGATGAGGTAGACAAAAACCGCGCATATTTAATGGAAGGCTTGAAGCGGTTTGGTTTTATCAAGGTTTTTAGCAGCAATGTCAATTTTTTGCTTATAAAATTAAACAGTTTAGATGGCAAAATGCTTGAGTCGTTTCTTATAAAAAAGGGTATTTTAATCAGGGTTTGTGATAATTTTTATTCGTTAAGCAAAGATTTTATCAGAATTTCGATAAAAAAAAGGCATAAGCTTGATAGATTACTTGAGGCTTTGGAAGAGTTATGA